The genomic region GTTCATCATTCCCGTTTTTGTCGCCCTCATTCTCGCCAACCGCGAGCTGCTGACCGCGGCCCTCATGGCGGCCCTTCCCGCCGACCGTCGGCCCGTGGCCCGGCAGGTGCTGCACGAAAGCGTCACGACGTACTACGAATTTGTCAAAGGCATGGCGATTGTCTACGCCATCGTGGGCGCGCTCAACAGCGTCGGATTGCTGGTGCTGGGCATTCCCAATCCGCTGTTTTTCGGCATTCTGGCTTCGCTGCTGACGTTCATTCCGTACGTCGGCATTTTCATCGGCGGAAGCGTACCCGTCGCGATTGCCTGGGCCGACAGCCCGGCGAAGGCGCTGGCCGTAATCGCCGTTTTCGGGCTGGTGCAATACCTCGAAGCCAACCTGATTTTTCCCCGGGCCGTTGGACAGCGTCTGAAAATCAACACCTTTGCCATGCTGATTGCCATCATCGTCGGCGGACTGCTCTGGGGCGGTGCCGGGCTGGTGCTGCTGCCCCCGATGATCGGTATTCTTCGGATCATTGCCGATAAGCTGGAAAACTGGCGTCCGCTCGCGCTGCTGCTGGGGACCGACGAGTGAACCGGACGCCCACGATGACCAGCCAGACCAGCCAGAGCGTGCTGCCGACCAGTCCCGCCGGTTCCCAGACCGGAAAGCCGGGCATCACGGTCGCGAAAAGTTCGGCCTGGGCGAGCAGGTAAATGGCCGAGGCGAGGTAGCCGAGCCAGACCGTCGGACGGGCGATCAGGCGCAGGTCTCCCAGCGCCCGGGCCACCAGCACCGTCCACGCAATGGTGAACAACTGGCCCAGATGCTCGCCCAGCACGACCCCGCCGTACTGATGAACCACCTGAAACGCCACGCTGACGGCTTCCCGCGTGGCGGGGTTCTTCGCCTGGCTGTACGCGCTGGCCAGTACCGGCACCACAAACGTCCAGCGCAGCAGCCCGATCATCTGCACAATGAGCGAGACGACGCCCAGCGTGGTGGCTAGCCGGACGGCCGGATGCTTTTTCTCCAGCCATTGTCCCATCAGGACGTAGGCAGCCAGCAGCGGCAATCCTAGAACGGCAAAGGCAAACCAGGTCGCGATGAGAGCCGGTCCGCCTTCGTGGAAACGGGTCATAATCAGGGCCGTATCTTCCCGGAGAATGTCCGGATAATCAAAGGTCAGGGTTAGGGCCGTGTACGGAATCAGGACTCCTAACGCGCCGCTGATCAGCAGCCAGCCGATGTTTTTTTGCAGGTTCATGACGGAGGATTGTTTACCGGAAGAAAAAGGAGTAGCTGATTCCCGGCGTCGGGTTGATTTTCCAGTCGCGGCCGGACGCTTTCAGGGCCGCCACGCCGACCCGCAGGTTGAGGCCCTGCCAGATCATCCAGCGGAAGCCGGTATCGAGCAGCACGGCGTTCGTTCCGTCATAATCGCGGTCGAGGCCCCGGAGGTAGGATACCGAACTGTAGAACGAAGACGGATTCTGGCGTTGCCCCACCGGCAGATACCAGACGCTCACGCCCGCCCGGACAAACGAAGTGGTGACGTTGCGACCGGCTTCCTGCGAGATGATGGTGGGGTAGTAGCCCCCGTGTACGGAAACCTGCCGATGCCGGTATTCGAGTCCCACGGACGGATTCCGAAACGCATTGACCGCCAGTTCTTGGCGGGAAAAACGGCTTTGGGCGAGCAGGGAAAGGCTTGATAACCCGAACAGAATGAAAAAGAAGGTGACTTTCATGACAGTGTGTGTTTGGAACTGTCACAAAGGTCGGGGAGGGGACCGGCTCATCTCCTGGACAAATGTCCAGAAATGCGGTCAGACAATTTTTCGGCGGATGCGGCTCAGGTGACGGGGCGTGACACCCAGCACGGAGGCCAGATACTGGAGCGGAATCTGCTGCAGGAGTTCGGCTTCTTCGGTAATCAGCTTCTGGTAGCGCTGTTCGGCGGTCATGGTGATGAAATCGAACCGGCTGTTTTCGATGCACACCAGCTGGTGTTCGAGCACCTGAATATAAAAGTCCTTGAAGCGGGGCAGGTCCTGAAGCAGTTCGTTGAACCGGGACCTCGGCAGGAGCCAGACCTCCGCGTCGGTCAGCGCCCGGATGTTTTCCTTCGCCGGAATTTGCAGCAGAAAACTGCTCAGGGCCGCCACAAAGCCGTGCTGTCCGACGAGGTAGGTCGTGAGTTCGTCCCCGTCGTGGTCGTAGAAGTACTGAAAAGCACCCCGTTCGATGAACCCCAGACTCTGGTTGACTGTACCGGCGCGCACCAGATACTCGCCTTTGGCGACCGTTTTCTGCTGAAACGCCGCACAAACCTTCCCGACATCTTCTGCCGGGAAGCCGAACGAGTGGAAGTAGTCGCGCAATGGAGTCATAAAAGGAACTTGCTGATGATTGGCCTGCTAATATACTGCCAGGACTCACATCCCAACCAGCATATCAGCAGGCCAATGACCAGCACATCAGTGTATTATCGAGCCGAATAGTTCGGTGCTTCTTTCTGAATCTGGATGTCGTGCGG from Tellurirhabdus rosea harbors:
- a CDS encoding Crp/Fnr family transcriptional regulator produces the protein MTPLRDYFHSFGFPAEDVGKVCAAFQQKTVAKGEYLVRAGTVNQSLGFIERGAFQYFYDHDGDELTTYLVGQHGFVAALSSFLLQIPAKENIRALTDAEVWLLPRSRFNELLQDLPRFKDFYIQVLEHQLVCIENSRFDFITMTAEQRYQKLITEEAELLQQIPLQYLASVLGVTPRHLSRIRRKIV
- a CDS encoding DUF4386 domain-containing protein gives rise to the protein MNLQKNIGWLLISGALGVLIPYTALTLTFDYPDILREDTALIMTRFHEGGPALIATWFAFAVLGLPLLAAYVLMGQWLEKKHPAVRLATTLGVVSLIVQMIGLLRWTFVVPVLASAYSQAKNPATREAVSVAFQVVHQYGGVVLGEHLGQLFTIAWTVLVARALGDLRLIARPTVWLGYLASAIYLLAQAELFATVMPGFPVWEPAGLVGSTLWLVWLVIVGVRFTRRSPAAARADASFPAYRQ
- a CDS encoding AI-2E family transporter; this encodes MTRTQILQYLQIFVLLLALLYFGRALFVPLSFALLISFVSYPVCRWLEARRWPRSLAIAVCLLGLVLFVAAFGAILVAGVAEISQEWPVIFRQLTEAFSQLTSYLDARFDLTPEQQSRYLRQAGSNVLSTAGGMLQSLLSFSATSAAILFIIPVFVALILANRELLTAALMAALPADRRPVARQVLHESVTTYYEFVKGMAIVYAIVGALNSVGLLVLGIPNPLFFGILASLLTFIPYVGIFIGGSVPVAIAWADSPAKALAVIAVFGLVQYLEANLIFPRAVGQRLKINTFAMLIAIIVGGLLWGGAGLVLLPPMIGILRIIADKLENWRPLALLLGTDE